The following are encoded in a window of Thermodesulfobacterium geofontis OPF15 genomic DNA:
- a CDS encoding serine hydroxymethyltransferase, giving the protein MSFLKEVDPEIWNLIQKEIDRQEYQLEMIASENLADMAIMEAEGSCLMNKYAEGYPFSRYYGGCENVDEVEKLAIERAKLLFGAEHANVQPHSGTQANMAVYFAILNPGDTILSMNLSHGGHLSHGAGVNFSGKFYKIVHYGVSKETEMIDYEEVRAIALEHKPKLIIAGASAYPRIIDFEAFFKIAQEVGAYLMVDMAHIAGLIAAGIHPSPVPYADFVTSTTHKTLRGPRGGFILCKEKYAKIIDKTVFPGIQGGPHMNIIAAKAVCFKEALQPEFRSYQQQVVKNAKVIAEVFKNEGFRVISGGTDTHLVLVDVSIKGLTGAEAEKILEEAGITVNKNSIPFDTRPPRITSGIRIGTPAITTRGLKETEVEEVAHYMCEVLKNPDKEDLRKKIREKIREICKKFPFYKK; this is encoded by the coding sequence ATGTCTTTTCTGAAAGAAGTTGATCCTGAAATATGGAATTTAATTCAAAAAGAAATAGATAGACAGGAATATCAATTAGAAATGATAGCTTCTGAAAATTTAGCAGATATGGCTATAATGGAAGCTGAGGGTTCTTGCTTAATGAATAAATATGCAGAGGGTTATCCCTTTTCTCGCTATTATGGAGGGTGTGAAAATGTTGATGAAGTTGAAAAGCTTGCTATTGAACGGGCAAAACTACTTTTTGGAGCTGAACATGCTAATGTACAACCTCATTCAGGAACCCAAGCAAATATGGCGGTTTATTTTGCTATTTTAAATCCAGGGGATACTATACTTTCTATGAATCTTTCACATGGAGGACATCTTTCACATGGAGCAGGGGTTAATTTTTCTGGCAAATTTTACAAAATTGTTCATTATGGAGTTTCTAAAGAAACTGAAATGATTGATTATGAGGAAGTTAGAGCTATTGCTTTAGAGCATAAACCAAAACTCATAATAGCTGGTGCAAGTGCTTATCCAAGGATTATAGATTTTGAGGCCTTTTTTAAAATAGCTCAAGAAGTGGGAGCTTATTTAATGGTTGATATGGCTCATATTGCAGGACTTATTGCTGCAGGTATTCATCCTTCTCCTGTTCCTTATGCAGATTTTGTAACCTCAACTACTCATAAAACTTTGAGAGGCCCAAGAGGAGGTTTTATTCTTTGTAAAGAAAAATATGCTAAAATAATTGATAAAACTGTATTTCCTGGAATTCAAGGTGGTCCTCACATGAATATTATAGCTGCAAAAGCTGTCTGTTTTAAAGAAGCTTTACAGCCTGAATTTAGATCTTATCAACAACAGGTAGTCAAAAATGCTAAGGTAATTGCTGAGGTTTTTAAAAACGAAGGTTTTAGAGTTATTTCTGGAGGAACTGATACCCATCTTGTTTTAGTAGATGTTTCCATAAAAGGTCTTACTGGAGCCGAGGCAGAAAAAATTTTAGAGGAAGCAGGAATTACAGTAAATAAAAATTCTATCCCCTTTGATACCCGTCCTCCAAGAATAACAAGTGGTATAAGAATAGGAACACCTGCTATAACTACAAGAGGTTTGAAAGAAACCGAAGTCGAAGAAGTAGCTCATTATATGTGCGAAGTTTTAAAAAATCCAGACAAAGAGGATTTGAGAAAAAAAATAAGAGAAAAGATAAGAGAAATTTGCAAAAAATTTCCCTTTTACAAAAAATAA